In a single window of the Bradyrhizobium erythrophlei genome:
- a CDS encoding chloride channel protein — protein MQVKQIIDQGGSNRALTRLRVLLRSNEFYLIPLALMIGILTGAIVTLMSYAAQIAHVLIYGIPIDVRLSANAYVKPWVALSAPAIGGLALGIMEWSRRHWKISRAVDPIEANALRGGLLSLRDSVVVSSQTLVSNGCGASVGLEAGYTQIGSGAASLIGQFLHLRRNDLRLIVGCGSAGAIAAAFGAPITGAFYACELIVGVYSVGSAAPILAASLAAAITAQWLGGAPYSLEVLRVGGVGVEQYLALIVLALIAGAVGIAVMRSSPVVERLFTQPWIPVWIRPAIGGLCVGGMAIVTPQVLAAGHGAMLLDLHQEMAIGLIALIIALKVIACLISLGSGFRGGLFFASLFVGSLIGKFFAAVLLLVAPDLAVDPQVSMLTGMATLGVAIVGGPLTMAFLVLEMTRSVDVTAVVLAACIVTSVCVRFMFGHSFSTWRLHLSGETIRSANDVGWLRNLTVERMMRTDVGKVPSTTTIAACRREFALGSSQAVIVINNSDAYCGLVLLPELFSGELDAIADEIQVVELAKYTDVVLLPEMNVKSAMKMFDDAEAEILAVIESEDSRKVVGFLSESFARRRYVEEIDKATRGVLGALT, from the coding sequence GTGCAGGTCAAACAAATCATCGATCAAGGCGGCTCGAACCGAGCCTTAACCAGATTGCGGGTCCTTCTTCGCAGCAACGAATTCTATCTGATTCCCCTTGCGTTGATGATTGGAATTCTGACGGGCGCCATCGTGACGTTGATGAGCTATGCTGCCCAGATCGCTCACGTTCTTATCTATGGAATTCCGATCGACGTTCGGCTGAGCGCGAATGCCTATGTCAAGCCATGGGTGGCGTTGAGCGCACCGGCAATCGGCGGCCTTGCGCTCGGTATCATGGAGTGGTCTCGGCGACACTGGAAGATATCGCGTGCGGTGGATCCTATCGAAGCGAACGCTCTGCGCGGAGGTCTCCTGTCGCTGCGGGATAGCGTGGTGGTCAGCAGCCAGACGCTGGTCTCCAATGGCTGCGGCGCATCTGTTGGACTCGAGGCGGGTTATACCCAAATTGGCTCCGGTGCCGCATCGCTGATCGGTCAGTTCCTGCACCTGAGGCGCAACGACCTGCGCCTCATCGTCGGTTGTGGCTCAGCCGGTGCCATTGCCGCGGCTTTCGGTGCCCCGATCACCGGCGCATTCTACGCCTGCGAGCTGATCGTCGGCGTCTATTCGGTTGGTAGCGCGGCGCCTATTCTTGCGGCTTCCCTGGCCGCTGCGATCACCGCGCAGTGGCTCGGGGGAGCGCCTTATTCGCTTGAAGTGCTCCGAGTCGGCGGCGTCGGCGTAGAGCAGTATCTTGCGCTCATCGTGCTGGCTCTGATTGCCGGCGCGGTCGGCATCGCAGTGATGCGGAGTTCGCCGGTCGTTGAGCGGCTTTTCACTCAGCCCTGGATACCGGTTTGGATCAGGCCCGCGATCGGAGGTCTCTGCGTTGGAGGTATGGCGATCGTAACGCCGCAGGTCCTGGCGGCGGGACACGGGGCGATGCTCCTGGATCTGCATCAAGAGATGGCGATCGGCCTGATCGCCCTGATCATCGCCTTGAAGGTGATTGCCTGTCTGATTTCGTTGGGGTCAGGATTTCGCGGCGGCCTTTTCTTCGCGTCCCTGTTCGTCGGAAGCCTCATCGGAAAGTTTTTTGCGGCCGTCCTGCTGCTGGTGGCTCCGGACTTGGCAGTCGACCCGCAGGTCAGCATGTTGACCGGGATGGCGACGCTTGGCGTGGCCATCGTGGGCGGACCGCTCACGATGGCGTTCCTTGTGCTTGAGATGACGCGAAGCGTGGACGTTACCGCCGTCGTTTTGGCCGCATGTATCGTCACCAGTGTCTGTGTACGGTTCATGTTCGGTCATTCGTTCTCGACCTGGCGGCTTCATCTCAGCGGCGAAACCATTCGCAGCGCAAACGATGTCGGATGGCTACGAAATCTCACTGTCGAGCGCATGATGCGAACTGACGTCGGCAAAGTTCCGTCGACCACGACGATTGCCGCGTGCCGTCGCGAGTTCGCGCTGGGCTCCAGTCAAGCGGTGATAGTAATCAACAACTCGGACGCTTATTGCGGACTAGTGCTGCTTCCCGAATTGTTTTCTGGAGAATTGGACGCGATCGCCGATGAGATCCAGGTGGTCGAGCTCGCCAAATATACCGATGTGGTGCTGCTGCCAGAAATGAATGTCAAGTCTGCGATGAAAATGTTCGACGATGCGGAGGCGGAGATTCTTGCGGTTATCGAATCAGAGGATAGCCGCAAGGTCGTCGGTTTTCTCAGCGAGTCTTTCGCTCGACGTCGATATGTCGAAGAAATCGACAAAGCCACACGCGGGGTGCTCGGAGCTCTGACATAG
- a CDS encoding class I adenylate-forming enzyme family protein — protein MGTIVTTEGILASDFANLPDVIRAHAAERPDHPALVEGETTLTYSALAALMDRIAFALQRDGVCNGDTVAICARNSIRFGAAFCGVLAAGAAVAPLAPSLTPSSILMMLKDSGSRFFLLDRETATALTETGKQEDVRRIALDDSEAAEPFSKWIGPEGVKAVDVSIAPEQPFNIIYSSGTTGAPKGIVQSHRMRWGQFKRLVFPNAVMVVSTPLYSNTTLVAYLPTLAHGSTVVLLPKFDAGQFLRVSQERRATHAMLVPVQYRRIMEREDFGQYDLSSYVLKLSTSAPFPADLKAEVLKRWPGGLIELYGLTEGGGATMLIAHQFPHKLHTVGQPMPGNDIRLIDEDGREVERGTVGEVVGRSEMMMQGYHNLPEKMKEAEWRDTEGRRFIRTGDIGRFDEDGFLILLDRSKDVIISGGFNVYPSDIEAELARHPSVSEAAVVGVPSDRWGETPVAFVAARRGETIDPAALMDWVNARLGKTQRLSDLRTIDSLPRSSIGKLLKRELRDLYAQAPRVGADY, from the coding sequence ATGGGAACCATCGTAACCACGGAAGGGATTCTGGCGAGTGATTTCGCTAACTTGCCGGACGTCATCCGTGCCCACGCCGCTGAACGGCCGGACCATCCCGCACTAGTCGAGGGTGAGACGACGTTGACTTATAGCGCGCTAGCCGCGCTGATGGACCGCATCGCGTTCGCCCTTCAACGTGACGGAGTGTGCAATGGCGATACCGTCGCAATCTGCGCCCGGAACTCAATCAGGTTTGGTGCGGCGTTCTGCGGCGTCCTGGCAGCGGGCGCCGCGGTAGCCCCGCTTGCACCGTCCTTGACGCCTTCGAGCATCTTGATGATGCTTAAAGACAGCGGCTCTAGATTTTTCTTGCTCGACCGAGAAACTGCCACAGCGTTGACGGAGACTGGGAAACAAGAGGACGTCAGGCGCATCGCGCTTGACGACAGCGAGGCTGCCGAGCCTTTCTCGAAATGGATAGGCCCAGAAGGCGTGAAGGCCGTTGATGTATCAATTGCCCCCGAACAACCTTTCAATATCATCTATTCGTCAGGCACTACTGGCGCCCCCAAGGGCATCGTTCAATCGCATCGCATGCGGTGGGGCCAATTCAAACGACTCGTCTTCCCGAACGCCGTTATGGTCGTCTCGACGCCCCTCTACTCGAACACGACTCTCGTCGCCTACCTTCCGACGCTAGCGCATGGGAGCACGGTAGTGCTGCTGCCCAAATTCGACGCGGGGCAATTCCTTCGCGTCTCACAGGAGCGCCGCGCCACCCACGCGATGCTCGTTCCCGTGCAGTATCGTCGGATTATGGAGCGTGAGGACTTCGGGCAATATGACCTTTCGAGCTACGTTCTAAAGCTCTCGACCAGCGCACCCTTTCCTGCCGATCTGAAGGCCGAAGTTCTCAAGCGCTGGCCGGGCGGCCTTATCGAATTGTATGGGCTGACCGAAGGTGGCGGCGCAACGATGCTCATCGCCCATCAGTTTCCGCACAAGTTGCACACCGTCGGCCAGCCGATGCCGGGCAATGACATTCGCCTTATCGACGAGGACGGGCGCGAGGTCGAAAGGGGCACGGTCGGCGAGGTGGTCGGCCGATCGGAGATGATGATGCAAGGATACCACAACCTGCCGGAGAAGATGAAAGAAGCCGAGTGGCGCGACACGGAAGGGCGGCGGTTCATCCGAACCGGCGATATCGGACGTTTCGACGAAGACGGTTTCCTTATCCTGCTTGACCGGAGCAAGGATGTCATCATATCGGGCGGCTTCAATGTCTATCCTTCGGACATAGAGGCGGAGCTCGCTCGCCACCCCTCCGTCTCTGAAGCGGCCGTCGTCGGCGTCCCCTCCGACCGGTGGGGCGAGACCCCGGTGGCGTTCGTGGCGGCTCGGCGGGGCGAGACGATCGACCCGGCAGCGCTGATGGACTGGGTCAATGCGAGGCTCGGCAAGACCCAGCGTTTGTCCGACCTGAGGACAATTGACAGCCTGCCGCGCAGCTCGATCGGAAAGCTTCTCAAACGCGAACTGCGCGATCTATATGCACAAGCGCCACGGGTCGGCGCTGACTACTAA